Genomic DNA from Plasmodium gaboni strain SY75 chromosome Unknown, whole genome shotgun sequence:
agattttttttttttttttttttttttattacacATCTTCCagttttattttatttgatattatttcatttatcttttcttatttttctttttatgtatatattatatatatatgccTAATGTCAAAAGGTTATAATCAGAATGAATGATGACTATGCATCGAAACCTCCTACATACATATGGGATATAAACATTGGTTTAAATGCATTATCAGAAAATATTCTAGattctattttattttttggTTTTATTATAAGTATATTAGGATCCTTTTATTTTCTGTACTGGTTACAAA
This window encodes:
- a CDS encoding hypothetical protein (conserved Plasmodium protein, unknown function); protein product: MNDDYASKPPTYIWDINIGLNALSENILDSILFFGFIISILGSFYFLYWLQSGEMRNMCNKSS